Below is a window of Gemmatimonadota bacterium DNA.
AAGTCGTCCCTTCGCACGATTTTCTGGGTCGGCTGAAGCATCGCATGTACAACGAACGACTCCGGCCGACGAGAACTTCGGCGATCTCCGGAGCGACGCTCTTCTCCATGGCGGCGATCGTCATCGTATTGGCTTGGTCGCCCACCTTGTGGAAGCAGATGCGTACCGATTCGACCGTTCAGCACGGGGTATCGGCTGACGCGGACCTCAGGATGGCGGTCTCGACCGAGCCCTCCCGGCAGCCGAGCGGCATGGCGGCTCGGGTATCCCGGCAGCAGGATCCGAACGCGCTCCCGGCGGCGCTCTGGGGGGACACCAACCACCTTCTCTACCGGTTTTCCCCGGTCGCGCGCCGCTATCAGGCGGACCCTGTCAGCGAGCTGAACACGGCCGTCGATCATTGACCGGACGGATGCCCCCACGGCTCGACCACGAGCGGGGAGGGTCGTTCCTTCTCCATGGTGACGACGAATTCAGAAAGAGCGAGGTCGAACGCGCTCTTTGCGACCGCTATCTCGACCCCGCCACCCGCGACTTCAACTTCGACCTCTTGCGGGGCGGCGAGATCGGGCCGGAGAGCCTGATCGCGGTGCTCACCACACCCCCGATGATGGCGGAGTGGCGAGTCGTTCTCCTGCGCGACACGCAGCGGCTGGCATCCGGTGCGAAGACCCGGCGCGCGCTGCTCGCCGTGGTGGAGTCCATGCCTGCGGGGCTGGTCGTCGTGATGAGTTACACCCTGTCACGGGGCAGGCAGCCCAAGTTCTTCAAGGATCTGCGCAAGGCTTCGGCGAGCGCCGAATTCAACCAGCTCTCCGATTACAAGTTGCACGAATGGGTGATCTCTAGGGTCGGCGAGCTCGGCGGCAAGATCCAGCCCGAGGCGGCACGGGCCGTGACCGCATCCTCCGGCAACGATCTCGGCATACTGGCTCAGGAGCTCGACAAGCTCGTCGGCGTCGCCGGTGACGGTCCGGTTACCGTCGATACCGTGCGGGCGGCAGGCGTCCGCGTGCCCGCCATGGACCGGTGGAGGTGGTTCGATCTGATCGGTGATCGGTCGTTCGATGCCGCGCTGAACTCGCTCTGGGACGTTCTCAACCA
It encodes the following:
- the holA gene encoding DNA polymerase III subunit delta, whose amino-acid sequence is MPPRLDHERGGSFLLHGDDEFRKSEVERALCDRYLDPATRDFNFDLLRGGEIGPESLIAVLTTPPMMAEWRVVLLRDTQRLASGAKTRRALLAVVESMPAGLVVVMSYTLSRGRQPKFFKDLRKASASAEFNQLSDYKLHEWVISRVGELGGKIQPEAARAVTASSGNDLGILAQELDKLVGVAGDGPVTVDTVRAAGVRVPAMDRWRWFDLIGDRSFDAALNSLWDVLNQSQTGRSESVVGLVSGLTTHFLRLGLAAEGGRRQLAPALSRQSWLVDRIVRQSRRWSAAEIEAALEGLIRLDRLLKASAHSDVHYLEEWLLARKAHTSVRAARPAA